A genomic region of Xyrauchen texanus isolate HMW12.3.18 chromosome 29, RBS_HiC_50CHRs, whole genome shotgun sequence contains the following coding sequences:
- the LOC127622791 gene encoding uncharacterized protein LOC127622791, whose translation MALKCRHQDQVLCGDIPCGPEAPQKKEKKKIVLDIVTCGDIDCDPAPKSKTWTVLDSCLDISFPAFGSDGLFCSTLDTTHVALMECPLIPATGPLPAPQPTLSPFTAPLPAPELAVLCGWTRSSHSTTASTRAHTRSSHTRSSHSTTASTRAHTRSSHSTRATPHSSHSSTTSTRAHLRSSHSSTTSTRAHLVSSHSSTTSTRAHLRSIHSSTTSTRAHLRSSHSSTTSTRAQLHSSHSSTTSTRAHAVFIQDSSLWTFLKKNQTNPTGSRNCFRK comes from the exons ATGGCTTTGAAATGCCGACATCAAGATCAAG TTCTTTGTGGTGATATTCCTTGTGGTCCAGAAGCAccgcaaaaaaaagaaaagaaaaagattgtACTGGACATTG TTACTTGTGGGGATATTGATTGTGATCCAGCACCCAAATCAAAAACATGGACAGTTCTTGATAGTTGTCTGGATATTAGTTTCCCGGCGTTTGGTTCCGATGGGCTGTTCTGCAGCACACTTGACACCACCCATGTTGCTCTTATGGAGTGTCCCCTTATTCCAGCCACAGGACCACTGCCAGCACCACAGCCCACCCTCTCTCCATTCACTGCACCACTGCCAGCACCAGAGCTGGCAGTGCTCTGTGGCTGGACTCGCTCCAGTCACAGCACCACTGCCAGCACCAGAGCCCACACTCGCTCCAGTCACACTCGCTCCAGTCACAGCACCACTGCCAGCACCAGAGCCCACACTCGCTCCAGTCACAGCACCAGAGCCACCCCTCACTCCAGCCACAGCTCTACTACCAGCACCAGAGCCCACCTTCGCTCCAGCCACAGCTCTACTACCAGCACCAGAGCCCACCTCGTCTCCAGCCACAGCTCTACTACCAGCACCAGAGCCCACCTTCGCTCCATCCACAGCTCTACTACCAGCACCAGAGCCCACCTTCGCTCCAGCCACAGCTCTACTACCAGCACCAGAGCCCAGCTTCACTCCAGCCACAGCTCTACTACCAGCACCAGAGCTCATGCAGTTTTTATACAG GACTCCTCACTGTGGACCTTTCTCAAGAAAAACCAAACTAACCCCACAGGTTCACGTAATTGTTTCCGGAAGTAA